Proteins co-encoded in one uncultured Draconibacterium sp. genomic window:
- a CDS encoding WcaF family extracellular polysaccharide biosynthesis acetyltransferase, which translates to MKTQLNTFSNADFDKGANIFKRPLWFFLHAIFIESSWMPIMTIKQFLLKAFGAKIGKGLVIKPSVRIKFPWKLEIGDHVWLGEGCWIDNLDHVRIGNNVCISQGALVLTGNHDYTVSSFDYRNAPIVLEDGVWIGAKSVVCPGVTCKTHSILTVGSVATKDLEPYSIYQGNPAIKIRDRKIKA; encoded by the coding sequence ATGAAAACCCAACTAAACACATTCAGCAATGCAGATTTCGACAAAGGTGCAAATATTTTTAAACGCCCGCTTTGGTTTTTCTTACATGCAATATTCATCGAGTCATCATGGATGCCAATAATGACTATAAAACAATTCCTGTTGAAAGCATTTGGTGCTAAAATTGGGAAAGGCTTAGTAATCAAACCATCGGTACGAATAAAATTCCCCTGGAAACTGGAGATTGGAGACCATGTTTGGCTCGGAGAAGGCTGCTGGATTGATAACCTGGATCATGTTAGGATTGGAAACAATGTCTGCATTTCTCAAGGCGCTTTAGTGCTTACCGGCAATCACGATTATACCGTTTCTTCTTTTGATTATAGGAACGCTCCGATTGTATTGGAAGATGGGGTATGGATAGGAGCAAAATCAGTGGTTTGCCCGGGTGTTACGTGTAAAACACATTCGATCTTAACAGTTGGTTCTGTGGCCACTAAAGATTTAGAACCCTACTCCATTTATCAGGGAAATCCTGCTATTAAAATCAGAGATAGAAAAATAAAGGCATAA
- a CDS encoding adenylyltransferase/cytidyltransferase family protein, with the protein MNNNKKVFVSGCYDMLHSGHVAFFKEASAYGDVYVGLGSDKTVADLKGRHTINSEQERLYMVKSIKYVTDAFVNSGSGIMDFENELKELQPDYFVVNEDGYSPTKKELCDSMGIELKVLNRIPDAGLPARSTTSIRTGDNCTLPYRIDLAGTWIDQPYVSKYHPGWAITLSLEPVIEYNERCGMSTSTRNAAKKIWPYYLPLEKPQKLAEILFKFENTPGSTLISGAQDAIGICMPGLVRHYYDNAYWPKQFELVHDEDILDWLEEHLFMVLLWPRPAGTDLLKETDISEANVKALANAADGVWKAILDKDLLEFARYFKNSFEAQTTMFPAMLNPEIEKVINSYKDQALAWKLAGAGGGGYLILVADRQPKGSMKIKIRRRETGL; encoded by the coding sequence ATGAATAATAATAAAAAAGTCTTCGTCTCCGGCTGTTACGACATGCTACATAGTGGTCATGTGGCCTTTTTTAAAGAGGCTTCAGCGTACGGCGATGTGTATGTAGGACTTGGCTCAGACAAAACTGTTGCCGACCTAAAAGGACGACACACCATTAACAGCGAACAGGAACGTTTGTATATGGTAAAATCCATCAAATATGTTACCGATGCTTTTGTAAACAGCGGTAGTGGTATTATGGATTTTGAAAACGAATTGAAAGAATTACAACCCGACTATTTTGTAGTGAATGAAGATGGCTATTCACCCACAAAAAAGGAGCTGTGCGATTCTATGGGCATAGAGTTGAAGGTACTGAATCGTATCCCTGATGCGGGGTTACCTGCACGATCAACAACATCTATTCGTACCGGTGATAACTGCACCCTGCCCTACCGTATCGATCTGGCAGGAACCTGGATCGATCAGCCTTATGTATCGAAATACCACCCGGGATGGGCGATTACCTTATCGCTGGAGCCAGTTATTGAATACAACGAACGTTGTGGTATGAGCACTTCAACACGTAACGCTGCGAAAAAGATCTGGCCCTACTACCTGCCGCTGGAGAAACCACAAAAGCTGGCAGAAATACTTTTTAAGTTTGAAAATACACCTGGCTCAACGCTGATATCAGGAGCACAGGATGCAATAGGAATCTGCATGCCAGGACTAGTTCGTCATTATTACGACAATGCATACTGGCCTAAGCAGTTTGAGTTGGTGCATGATGAAGACATCCTTGATTGGCTGGAAGAACACTTGTTTATGGTATTACTCTGGCCACGTCCTGCAGGTACTGATCTGCTGAAAGAGACCGATATTTCAGAAGCGAATGTAAAAGCATTGGCTAACGCTGCTGATGGTGTATGGAAAGCAATTCTTGATAAGGACCTATTGGAATTTGCGCGGTACTTTAAAAACTCATTTGAAGCACAAACAACAATGTTCCCGGCCATGCTAAATCCGGAGATTGAAAAAGTGATTAATAGCTATAAAGATCAGGCGCTGGCATGGAAACTCGCCGGAGCAGGCGGTGGTGGTTATTTGATCCTGGTAGCAGACCGGCAACCCAAAGGGAGTATGAAGATAAAGATCAGACGAAGAGAAACAGGACTGTAA
- a CDS encoding glycosyltransferase codes for MNKHILFVTTGDIKNVATMKRALGLANPMVELGWDVSIIAQNTIENRIRINIECSKKVNVIWFDSTNVWKEIKLKTSFCLNKKPSFIYLCSLSIRNYIIKPKVKRYSKILVEHSELASSIKNFSSIKRLKFFLLEVYSIFYADYLVNASKYLMTYYSKLYKRFLKSKYEMHYSPYAYNSDVMSIEPKILTELNEKFKYQKVFLYIGNMAENYGLFTMINAANQLKKHDNSFKLVLIGSGRHLNKAKEFVEQNNLSNNVIFTGYVSEEELSSYFRVADAFISPLNNTVQDWARCPSKIYMYLPFNKPILTSNIGEPREIFGDNGLYFDIEKENELLELFKNIFDGELESYNVDIQNHSWQKRAEDFNNWISSLSN; via the coding sequence ATGAATAAGCATATATTATTTGTAACAACAGGAGATATTAAGAATGTTGCTACCATGAAAAGAGCTCTAGGTTTGGCTAATCCCATGGTTGAACTGGGGTGGGATGTTAGTATTATTGCACAAAATACTATTGAAAACAGAATAAGAATTAATATTGAATGCAGTAAAAAAGTCAATGTAATTTGGTTCGATTCTACTAATGTATGGAAAGAAATAAAATTAAAAACATCATTTTGTTTAAACAAAAAACCTAGTTTTATATACCTCTGCTCACTGAGTATTAGAAATTATATAATAAAGCCTAAAGTAAAGCGATATTCAAAAATACTTGTAGAACACTCTGAATTAGCGTCTTCAATCAAGAATTTTTCATCCATTAAACGATTAAAATTTTTCCTTTTAGAAGTTTATTCTATCTTCTATGCTGACTATCTTGTTAACGCAAGTAAGTATTTGATGACTTACTATTCTAAACTATATAAGCGATTCCTTAAATCGAAATATGAGATGCATTACAGTCCATATGCATACAATTCAGATGTAATGAGTATTGAACCCAAAATACTTACGGAACTTAATGAAAAATTTAAATATCAAAAAGTCTTCCTTTATATTGGTAATATGGCAGAAAATTATGGCCTATTCACAATGATAAACGCAGCAAATCAATTGAAAAAACATGATAATAGTTTTAAACTTGTTCTAATTGGATCAGGAAGGCATCTTAATAAAGCTAAAGAGTTTGTTGAACAAAATAATTTAAGCAATAATGTGATATTTACAGGTTATGTCTCTGAGGAAGAATTAAGTTCTTATTTTAGAGTTGCAGATGCTTTCATTTCACCATTGAACAATACAGTACAGGATTGGGCAAGATGTCCAAGTAAAATTTATATGTATTTACCCTTTAATAAACCGATACTAACAAGCAATATTGGAGAACCTCGTGAGATTTTTGGAGACAATGGATTATATTTTGACATAGAGAAAGAGAATGAATTATTGGAATTATTTAAAAATATTTTTGATGGAGAACTAGAGAGTTACAATGTAGATATACAGAATCATTCCTGGCAGAAAAGAGCAGAGGATTTTAATAATTGGATATCTAGTTTATCAAATTAA
- a CDS encoding sugar transferase — MNTINEPKGAFPYQPPTEEIKQRYKEIFELKEPLKVPFPKLCFDKLLASFFVLLSLPVFLILLLVNWIEGLVVKENKGPLFFYYYGVSRGKKFKKWKIRLIKEKYIDKELQAKGDWHAYQNEWMPEARTFLGRFVKKFYIDELPQFFLILKGDMSFVGPRPLAVHHYERDLAQGNVTRKLVRGGLLGYGHIRKGTPEFGNPIYEYEYIHRYLHYSALKLLVTDLYVIAKGILVVLKGGGH; from the coding sequence ATGAACACGATAAACGAACCCAAAGGAGCTTTTCCCTATCAACCACCAACAGAAGAGATAAAGCAACGGTATAAAGAAATTTTTGAGCTAAAGGAGCCGTTAAAAGTTCCCTTTCCAAAATTATGCTTTGATAAATTATTGGCTTCTTTTTTCGTCTTACTGTCTTTGCCTGTATTCTTGATTTTACTGCTGGTCAACTGGATAGAAGGTTTAGTTGTTAAAGAAAACAAAGGGCCTCTGTTTTTTTACTACTATGGTGTAAGCCGTGGAAAAAAGTTTAAGAAATGGAAAATACGCCTGATAAAAGAGAAATACATCGATAAAGAACTACAGGCCAAAGGTGACTGGCATGCCTATCAGAATGAATGGATGCCGGAAGCCCGCACATTTTTAGGCCGTTTTGTAAAAAAATTTTATATTGATGAGTTGCCACAATTCTTTCTTATCCTAAAAGGCGACATGTCGTTTGTGGGGCCCCGCCCCCTGGCTGTTCACCATTACGAAAGAGATCTGGCACAAGGTAACGTAACCCGTAAACTAGTCCGGGGTGGTTTGTTGGGATACGGACATATTCGTAAAGGAACACCTGAATTTGGAAACCCCATTTACGAGTACGAATACATACACCGCTATCTGCATTACTCGGCTCTAAAGCTTTTGGTTACCGACCTGTATGTTATTGCAAAAGGCATTTTAGTGGTGTTAAAGGGAGGAGGCCATTAA
- a CDS encoding WecB/TagA/CpsF family glycosyltransferase translates to MPAAPSMVESKDNPYYYEALENATYSIVDSGLFALLCKVHGIKIHKYSGYRLIQDMLAYLKKQPLKLFVVSPRPAESENIKKLLLETTKCTEEHLAFYNAPLYPANAKVEDPELANQITGFQPDLVMLCVAGGKQEILGHYLQQRISKDSTIICTGAAISFFTGTQAKIPPLIDKLYLGWLARIFADPKIFLPRYLNAFKYVFWFWKFRSTLRTEEE, encoded by the coding sequence GTGCCAGCAGCTCCGTCCATGGTGGAGAGCAAGGATAATCCCTACTATTACGAAGCACTGGAAAATGCCACTTATAGTATTGTTGACAGTGGTTTGTTTGCATTACTATGTAAAGTTCATGGAATAAAAATCCACAAATATTCGGGTTATCGTTTAATTCAGGATATGCTGGCCTACCTCAAAAAACAACCTTTAAAACTGTTTGTGGTAAGTCCGCGTCCTGCCGAAAGTGAGAACATTAAGAAGCTCCTTTTGGAAACCACCAAATGTACGGAAGAGCACCTGGCTTTTTACAATGCCCCCCTCTACCCTGCCAATGCCAAAGTGGAAGACCCAGAGCTTGCCAATCAAATCACTGGTTTTCAACCCGATTTGGTTATGCTATGTGTGGCAGGTGGCAAACAGGAAATACTTGGGCATTATCTGCAACAAAGGATTAGTAAGGATTCGACGATAATATGTACTGGAGCAGCCATTTCCTTTTTTACCGGAACACAGGCAAAGATTCCGCCTCTAATCGATAAACTCTATTTGGGCTGGCTGGCACGTATCTTTGCCGATCCTAAAATATTTTTACCACGCTATTTAAATGCTTTTAAATATGTGTTTTGGTTTTGGAAGTTTCGGTCAACACTAAGAACAGAAGAAGAATAA
- a CDS encoding glycosyltransferase, whose protein sequence is MKVIHFIENIHKASGGVTNYLQLLTKVLKEEVEIVIATEFTDQPADFDGVRIEYFNCRLSQILQLHTKFETFLISEQPDIVHINGIWTPQNWIFQNAAQKLSIKVVISPHGMLEPYILQRHAWKKKIALFLYQNKAMRRADFIHATAESELDQIRKLGYNQEARIIPNGVDLNDIIEKNEWFSKNQKNQKKQILFLSRIHPKKGIEFLIDAISELNKQNIRILIAGEGDANYIDSLKARCKKLCMENTIQFLGGVYGQAKWELYKNSDLFVLPTFSENFGIVIAEALGTGIPVITTTGTPWKELITYRCGWWIDLNKENLKKALNEAIDMAPTDLAELGKNGRKLIHKKYDIQQVAKSMKTFYDQVLNSKV, encoded by the coding sequence ATGAAAGTTATCCATTTTATTGAGAATATTCATAAAGCGTCTGGAGGAGTTACTAATTATCTGCAATTGCTTACCAAAGTTCTAAAAGAAGAAGTAGAAATAGTAATCGCAACAGAATTCACTGATCAACCTGCAGATTTTGATGGAGTTCGAATTGAATATTTTAATTGTAGACTGTCCCAAATTCTTCAATTACATACAAAATTTGAGACTTTTCTTATATCTGAACAACCTGACATTGTCCATATTAATGGCATCTGGACACCCCAAAACTGGATATTTCAAAATGCTGCTCAAAAACTAAGCATCAAAGTTGTTATATCGCCACATGGCATGTTGGAACCATACATTCTTCAAAGACACGCATGGAAGAAGAAAATTGCCTTGTTTCTATATCAGAATAAGGCAATGCGGCGAGCTGATTTTATACATGCAACTGCAGAATCGGAACTTGATCAAATTCGAAAATTGGGATATAATCAGGAAGCCCGAATTATTCCTAATGGTGTTGATTTGAATGATATTATTGAAAAGAATGAATGGTTTTCAAAAAATCAAAAAAATCAAAAAAAACAAATTCTTTTTCTTTCTCGGATTCACCCCAAAAAAGGAATCGAATTTTTGATTGATGCTATATCGGAACTCAATAAACAAAATATAAGGATCTTAATCGCGGGAGAAGGTGATGCTAATTATATAGATTCACTAAAAGCGAGATGTAAAAAGCTTTGCATGGAAAATACAATTCAGTTTCTGGGAGGCGTATACGGCCAAGCCAAATGGGAGTTGTATAAAAACTCAGATTTGTTTGTATTACCGACTTTTAGCGAGAACTTTGGAATTGTTATCGCTGAAGCACTGGGCACCGGAATTCCAGTTATTACAACAACCGGAACCCCATGGAAAGAACTAATTACTTATCGTTGCGGATGGTGGATCGATTTAAATAAAGAAAATCTAAAAAAAGCACTGAATGAAGCAATTGATATGGCCCCCACAGATCTGGCTGAATTGGGGAAAAATGGTCGAAAACTAATTCATAAAAAATACGATATTCAGCAAGTTGCAAAATCAATGAAAACTTTTTACGATCAGGTATTAAATAGTAAAGTATGA
- a CDS encoding glycosyltransferase family 2 protein has protein sequence MMITASIVLYKTSMAELEKVCQSLFQEDIFSKIIIVDNSPDDRLKNVIRNDKIEYIFVGKNLGYGAAHNIAIRKVLNQSEFHLALNTDIFFSPGVIPKIISYFKKHPKTGLILPKVLNLRGEVQYLAKLLPTPSNLIIRLFLPENILKEKRKRYQLAFNGYNTTIEAPCLSGCFMFFRTEALKKVGLFDQRFFLYAEDFDLSRRIHEHYETIYYPKVEITHYHHRHSYKSARMMMIHMINTIRYFNKWGWFYDPQRWKTNKRILQELDYKLKLKSKLEALKPSKKKKKVS, from the coding sequence ATGATGATTACAGCCAGTATTGTACTATATAAAACATCAATGGCAGAATTAGAAAAAGTATGTCAATCCCTGTTTCAGGAAGATATCTTTTCCAAAATTATTATTGTTGATAATTCGCCTGATGACCGTTTAAAAAATGTTATACGGAACGATAAAATTGAATATATTTTTGTAGGGAAAAACCTGGGGTATGGAGCTGCACACAATATTGCCATCCGGAAGGTTTTGAATCAGTCAGAATTTCACCTGGCCTTAAATACCGACATCTTTTTCTCTCCGGGAGTTATTCCAAAAATAATTTCGTACTTCAAGAAACATCCAAAAACGGGCTTAATTCTTCCAAAGGTGTTAAACCTTAGAGGAGAAGTACAATACCTTGCGAAACTTCTTCCAACACCGTCGAATCTGATCATCCGGCTCTTTTTGCCCGAAAATATATTAAAAGAGAAACGAAAAAGGTACCAGTTAGCTTTTAACGGCTACAATACAACGATTGAAGCCCCTTGCCTTTCGGGATGTTTTATGTTTTTCAGAACAGAAGCCTTAAAAAAGGTAGGCCTGTTTGACCAACGTTTTTTCCTTTATGCCGAAGATTTTGATCTCTCCCGAAGAATTCATGAACACTATGAGACCATTTATTACCCAAAAGTAGAGATTACCCACTATCATCACCGCCACTCGTACAAGAGTGCACGAATGATGATGATTCATATGATCAATACGATTCGTTATTTTAATAAATGGGGATGGTTTTATGATCCTCAAAGATGGAAAACAAACAAACGAATACTGCAAGAATTGGATTATAAACTCAAACTAAAATCGAAACTGGAAGCCTTAAAACCTTCCAAAAAGAAAAAAAAGGTTTCCTGA
- a CDS encoding GDP-L-fucose synthase, with the protein MNKDAKIYIAGHKGLVGSAIWKNFQSKGYKNLIGRSLKELDLMNQQAVADFFEQEKPEYVVLAAAKVGGIIANSTYRGQFIYENLQIQNNVIHQSYVHGVKKLLFLGSTCIYPKQAPQPMPENCLLTDTLEYTNEPYAIAKIAGLKMCESYNLQYGTNFISVMPTNLYGPNDNFNLETSHVLPAMVRKIHLSKCLQDNNWEAIREDLNRRPVEGTNGEANQEEILYILSKYGIECAQEKNDPKVSTSQSHNVSLYLWGTGKPMREFLWSEDMADACVFLMENRNFEDVKAECKGEIINTHINIGTGKEISIKQLSEVIQKEIGFKGTINFDTTKPDGTMRKLTDPSKLHRLDWKHNIELEEGIKLMYEHYLKG; encoded by the coding sequence ATGAACAAAGACGCAAAAATATACATAGCCGGACACAAAGGCCTTGTAGGATCGGCCATTTGGAAAAATTTTCAAAGTAAAGGTTACAAAAATCTGATTGGACGGAGCCTGAAAGAACTGGACCTGATGAACCAGCAAGCGGTAGCCGATTTCTTTGAACAGGAGAAACCGGAATATGTAGTTCTGGCAGCAGCAAAAGTTGGCGGAATTATTGCCAATAGCACCTACCGCGGACAATTCATTTACGAAAACCTGCAGATACAGAATAATGTCATTCACCAGTCGTATGTGCATGGCGTAAAAAAATTGTTGTTTTTAGGATCCACCTGTATTTATCCCAAACAGGCTCCACAGCCTATGCCGGAGAATTGCCTGTTAACCGATACACTGGAATACACCAATGAGCCTTATGCCATTGCCAAGATCGCAGGATTAAAAATGTGCGAATCCTATAATCTACAGTACGGTACCAATTTTATCTCGGTAATGCCGACTAACCTGTATGGGCCAAATGATAATTTTAACCTGGAGACCTCACATGTTTTGCCGGCCATGGTACGTAAGATCCATTTATCAAAATGCCTGCAAGACAACAACTGGGAAGCAATCCGCGAAGACCTGAACCGTCGTCCTGTTGAAGGTACAAACGGCGAAGCCAATCAGGAGGAGATTCTGTACATTTTATCCAAATATGGCATAGAGTGCGCACAAGAAAAGAATGATCCCAAAGTCTCAACGTCCCAAAGTCACAACGTCTCTCTCTACCTCTGGGGAACCGGCAAACCCATGCGCGAATTCCTGTGGTCGGAAGACATGGCAGATGCCTGCGTATTTTTAATGGAAAACCGGAATTTTGAAGATGTAAAAGCCGAATGTAAAGGAGAGATTATCAATACCCATATCAATATTGGAACGGGAAAGGAAATATCAATCAAACAGCTGTCCGAAGTTATTCAAAAGGAAATAGGTTTTAAGGGAACCATTAATTTTGATACCACAAAACCCGATGGAACCATGCGAAAACTAACCGATCCATCAAAGTTACACCGTCTGGATTGGAAACACAATATTGAATTGGAAGAAGGAATAAAACTAATGTATGAGCATTATCTGAAAGGTTAA
- a CDS encoding exopolysaccharide biosynthesis polyprenyl glycosylphosphotransferase: MKSRETELLYTYLAFDLFLLNLSLVFVAWVDLDISLRNIRLMSTYILHGNLAWVISYLAFTKRNLFLRDSFTNRIWRISKRQVVFIIVAASFNLLFVPLHLSQLFFWKYALLFYFLKIVAYWLIYRYLKFNRGKRYNTLHAAIIGHNDTGLLLQQIITSNPNLGYSFSGFISSKENIKDDYLGHPDDLEELIDKHDIHIIYYTISFFNGGNAEKKGKEVLKICNKKGVRLNFIPTNQLWFRNRFNTESIGNMVVINPQEIPLDSLGFRVQKRIFDLLFSLTLCIFLFSWLFPLIALLIKLDSKGPVFFVQERTGINNKTFKCLKFRSMKVNDEANDKQATANDNRITKLGRLMRRTNIDELPQFLNVLSGQMSVVGPRPHMLKHTEEYSALIDNYLVRHYVKPGITGWAQVKGLRGETKKLSAMENRVKADMEYIENWRFAWDLKIIWQTVFGRHAYKNAA, from the coding sequence ATGAAATCCCGCGAAACAGAACTTCTTTATACTTACCTGGCTTTTGATTTGTTTCTACTTAACCTGTCGCTGGTTTTCGTAGCCTGGGTCGATTTAGATATCTCGCTGCGTAATATCCGGTTGATGAGTACCTATATTTTGCATGGCAATCTGGCCTGGGTAATCAGCTATCTGGCATTTACCAAACGGAATTTATTTTTACGCGATAGTTTTACCAACCGAATATGGCGAATTAGCAAACGCCAGGTGGTATTTATAATCGTTGCGGCCAGTTTCAATCTCCTGTTTGTCCCGTTGCATCTTTCCCAATTGTTCTTTTGGAAGTATGCCTTGTTGTTTTATTTCCTAAAAATAGTAGCCTATTGGCTGATATACCGCTATTTAAAATTCAACCGCGGGAAACGTTATAATACCTTACATGCAGCAATAATCGGCCATAATGATACCGGGTTGCTGTTACAGCAAATTATTACCAGTAATCCCAATTTAGGGTATAGCTTTTCAGGTTTTATAAGCTCAAAAGAAAATATAAAAGATGACTATCTGGGGCATCCCGACGATCTGGAAGAACTAATCGATAAACACGATATCCACATTATATACTATACCATCTCCTTTTTTAACGGAGGAAACGCTGAAAAAAAGGGGAAAGAAGTATTAAAAATATGCAATAAAAAAGGGGTTCGCTTAAACTTTATTCCAACCAACCAACTTTGGTTTCGGAATCGTTTTAACACCGAATCGATAGGAAATATGGTGGTAATAAATCCTCAGGAAATTCCGCTCGACAGTTTAGGTTTTCGCGTACAAAAAAGAATTTTCGACCTGTTATTTTCATTAACGCTTTGTATCTTTCTTTTCTCGTGGTTATTCCCACTAATTGCCTTGCTTATAAAACTCGATTCCAAAGGGCCTGTTTTCTTTGTTCAGGAACGTACGGGTATAAACAACAAAACCTTTAAGTGTTTAAAATTCAGAAGCATGAAGGTAAACGACGAGGCCAACGACAAACAGGCAACAGCTAACGACAACCGCATTACGAAATTAGGCCGGTTAATGCGTCGTACCAACATCGATGAATTACCGCAGTTTTTAAATGTATTGTCAGGGCAGATGTCGGTTGTAGGGCCACGTCCTCATATGTTAAAACATACCGAAGAATATTCGGCTCTTATCGATAATTACCTGGTAAGGCACTATGTAAAACCGGGAATAACAGGTTGGGCCCAGGTAAAAGGTTTGCGTGGTGAAACGAAAAAGCTATCAGCCATGGAAAACAGGGTGAAAGCCGATATGGAATACATAGAAAACTGGAGGTTCGCCTGGGATCTGAAGATTATCTGGCAAACGGTTTTTGGCCGACATGCCTATAAAAATGCTGCATAA
- the gmd gene encoding GDP-mannose 4,6-dehydratase translates to MTQKVALITGITGQDGGYLAEYLLKKGYIVHGIKRRTSLFNTDRIDHLYQDPHVENRNLILHYGDLTDNMNLTKIIQEVQPNEIYNLAAMSHVKVSFDTPEYVANADGIGTLRILEAVRLLGLTYKSRIYQASTSELYGLVQEVPQSEKTSFYPRSPYAVAKMYAYWITVNYREAYNMHASNGILFNHESPQRGETFVTRKVTRAMSRIALGLQEKVYMGNLSSKRDWGHAKDYIKAMYLILQQDQPDDYVIATGITTTIRDFIKMAGAEVGLEIAFGGEGVNEKGAITTVDEKIFSQKVGEKYLAGIKEKIASKAEIVEVDPQYFRPTEVELLIGDPTKSKTVLGWEPEYDLNGLVKDMMQSDIKLMQKDCYLKEGGYQTLNYFE, encoded by the coding sequence ATGACACAAAAAGTAGCCCTGATAACAGGAATCACCGGACAAGACGGAGGTTATTTAGCAGAGTACCTCTTAAAAAAAGGATACATTGTTCACGGTATCAAACGACGTACATCACTGTTTAACACCGACCGTATCGATCACCTTTACCAGGATCCACATGTGGAGAACCGTAACCTGATATTACACTATGGAGACCTTACCGACAATATGAACCTTACCAAGATCATCCAGGAAGTTCAACCCAATGAGATCTATAACCTAGCAGCAATGAGCCACGTAAAGGTAAGCTTCGATACGCCTGAATATGTAGCCAACGCCGATGGTATCGGCACACTACGTATTCTGGAAGCGGTTCGTTTGTTGGGTCTTACCTATAAATCACGCATTTACCAGGCGTCTACTTCTGAATTGTATGGTTTGGTGCAGGAAGTACCTCAAAGCGAAAAGACATCTTTCTATCCGCGCTCTCCGTATGCCGTAGCCAAAATGTATGCCTACTGGATAACGGTAAACTACCGCGAGGCCTATAACATGCATGCCAGTAATGGTATTCTTTTTAATCATGAAAGTCCGCAACGTGGCGAAACCTTTGTTACCCGTAAAGTAACGCGTGCAATGAGCCGTATTGCCCTGGGCTTACAGGAGAAGGTATATATGGGTAACCTGTCGAGTAAACGCGACTGGGGACATGCCAAAGACTATATCAAAGCCATGTATCTTATCCTGCAACAAGACCAGCCGGATGATTATGTAATTGCCACAGGTATTACCACCACCATTCGTGATTTTATAAAAATGGCCGGAGCAGAAGTGGGTCTGGAAATCGCTTTTGGCGGTGAGGGAGTGAATGAAAAAGGGGCGATCACTACTGTGGATGAAAAGATCTTCAGCCAAAAAGTTGGAGAAAAATACCTGGCGGGTATCAAAGAAAAGATCGCATCGAAAGCAGAGATCGTTGAAGTGGATCCACAATATTTCCGCCCCACCGAAGTTGAGCTACTGATCGGCGATCCTACCAAATCAAAAACCGTTTTGGGTTGGGAACCTGAATACGATCTGAATGGATTGGTAAAAGATATGATGCAATCCGATATCAAGCTCATGCAAAAAGATTGCTACTTAAAAGAAGGAGGATATCAAACACTGAATTACTTTGAATAA
- a CDS encoding four helix bundle protein encodes MEKIKTHRELKVYQSAFKAAMTIFDLSKEFPREEVYSLTDQIRRSLTIGLCQYCGGISP; translated from the coding sequence ATGGAAAAGATAAAAACACATCGCGAACTGAAGGTTTATCAATCTGCATTTAAGGCAGCCATGACTATTTTTGATCTTTCAAAAGAATTTCCAAGAGAAGAGGTTTATTCATTGACAGATCAAATCCGTCGTTCATTAACGATCGGTTTGTGCCAATACTGCGGAGGTATTTCTCCGTAG